GTCGGCTTGACCAGCTCCTCGCGGAGCGAGGCCTGGCGACATCCCGAACCGAGGCCCAGCGCTGGATTGAAGAGGGGAGGGTGCGGGTGGACGGCTTCGTGATCGTCAAGCCCGCCAGCCTGGTGGACCCGGACCAGGGCATACAGGTGGACACCCCCAAGGAGACCTGGGTCAGCCGAGGAGCCCACAAACTTCTGGGGGGCCTGGAGAGCTTTTCCCTGGACCCGGCGGACAAGGTCTGCGTGGACGTGGGGGCCTCCACGGGAGGCTTCACCCAGGTCCTCCTGCGTCGGGGAGCACGAAGGGTCTACGCCGTGGACGTGGGCTACGGTCAGCTTGCCTGGGAACTGCGCAACGATCCCCGGGTGGTGGTCCGGGAACGGACCAACGCCCGGTTCCTGGAACCGGCGACCTTGGGGGAACCCTGCGACCTGGCGGTGTGCGACGCTTCGTTCATCTCCCTGCGGCTGCTCCTCCTGCCCATGATCTCCGTGCTGCGCCCACAGGGAGATCTGGTGGCCCTGATCAAGCCCCAGTTCGAGGCGGGACGGGGAAGGGTGGGCAAACGGGGGGTGGTACAGGATCCCCGGGTGCACGAGGACGTGGTGCGGGAGATCTTTCGCTTCGTCGCGGAAAAGACCGCTTGGAACGTGTGGGGAGCCGCCCCCTCTCCCCTGCGGGGACCGGAGGGGAACCTGGAATTCCTGCTGCACCTTCGAGGCCCCGACCAGGAACCGCCCCCCCTGCCGGACCCCGCGGCCCTGGTGGAGCGGGGGCATCGGGAAATCCCCCAGTGACGGGACGAGGAAGGATGAACCCATGACCGTGCAATCCATCGGACTTCTCTTCAACACGCAGAAACGGGTGGCCATCGAGGTGGCCCAAAGGGTCCTGACCTGGGGACGGGAGCGAGGAGTCCCCATCCTGCTCCCCCCTCACGAGGCCACGGTCCTGGGAGCCCCGGAGACCTCCGACGAGGCGTGGCGCCAGATGGTGGGCTTCGCCATCGTAGTGGGGGGGGACGGGACGTTCCTGCGGGCCGCCCGGTACGTCCTGGGGCATCCCATCCCCCTCTACGGCATCAACGTGGGGCGCCTGGGCTTTTTGGCCATCGGAGACCCCGATTCGGCGGAGGCGGACATCCAGAGCATCCTGGACGGCCGTTACTCCATCCAGAACCGGGACTGCGTCCGAGGGGTGGTGCACCGGGGGAACCGACAGGTCCACGAACTCCACGCCCTGAACGACCTGGTGATCACCAAGGGCTCCTTTGCCCGATCCGTTGACCTGGAGCTGGCGGTGGCGGGACAGACGGTGAGCTACTTCCCCGCAGACGGCATGATCGTCTCCACCCCCACGGGGTCCACGGCCTACGCCCTTTCCGCAGGCGGCCCCATCGTCCCCCCCCACGTCCCCTGCCTCCTCCTGGCCCCCATCTGCGCCCATACCCTCTACGCCCGCCCCATGATCCTGGGGAAGGACGACGTGGCGCGCATCACCCCCCGGGGGGACCACCGGGAGCTGCTCCTCACCCAGGACGGACAGCTGGGCTACGAACTCCTCCCGGGGGATCACATCCAGGTTCGCCTGGACCCGGAGAAGACCGTCCAGACCATCTCCCTCCCCAACCGGACCTACTACGACCTCCTGCGCACCAAGCTCCAGTGGGGGCAGTGCGGCTTCGGGGGAGGAGGGAACGAGGGATGATCGAATCCCTGCGCATCCGCAACGTGGGGGGTGTCCGCTCTGCGGAGCTGGAGTTCCGGGGACGCTTCGTGGCGGTGACGGGGGAGAGCGGGGCGGGGAAGAGCAGCCTCGTCCGGGCACTGGAGCTTCTGGCGGGCAAGAGGGCACAGGGGACGATCCTGCGAGCCGGAGAGGACGCGGCGGAGGTGGAGGGCACCTTCCTCCCCGGACCGGACGAAAGGGACCGCGAGCCTCTGCGGGTGCGAAGGGTCCTCTCCAAGACGGGAAAAAACCGCCTTTACCTTCAGGACGAATGGGCCACCCTGGCGGACCTGGGGCGGACCCTTTCCCCCCGGCTTCAGATCCAGAGCCAGTTTGCCCAGCTGGAGCTGCTGGACCCCCAGGAGGCCCGGGACCTGCTGGACGCCTTCGCGGGGCCCGAGACGGAGTCCCGACGCGGGACCATGGAAACTCTCTACCGAGATGCCTTGGGGCAGGAGCGACGCCTTCGAGACCTGAAGGTACGACGAAGGGACGTCCTGGCCACCTTCGCCCCGGCCGAGGCGGCAGCCCAGGAGATCCGGGGGCTTCCCCTGGCCCCGGGCTGCGCCCGAACCTGGGAAGAGGAGCGGATCCGGCTCCAGGAAGGGGTCGCGGGGCTGCGAGCCCTCTCCCAGCAGACCTTCCTCCTGGCGGGGGACGACCAGGGGCTCCTCCTTCAGCTTCGCCGCTGTATCGACCTGCTGACGGCCCACGCCCCGGAGGAGGATCGGGCCCTCTGGTCCTCCCTGGCTGCGGAGGGGCTGGAGAAGCTGGAGATGCTGGCGGGGCGCTGCGAGAAGGCCCTTCTCGCCCGCAGCCCAGAGGCAGAAGAAGCGGCCCTGGAGGAGCTGGAAACCCGTCTGGGGACCCTCAAGGGGCTCCTTCGCCGCCTTCGCCTGAAGGACGAGGCGGCCCTCCTGGCATACCTGGAGGAGGCCCGGACGCAGGAGGCATGGCTCCACGAATCCGAATCCCTCCTGGCGGACCTGGAGACCCAGGTCCGCCAGCTGCGCCGGGAGGCCAACCGAGCCGCCTTGGACCTGCGGGAACACCGAACCGCCTCGGCCCGCCTCCTGGGGGAAGAGGTGCAACGTCACCTGGGGGAGCTGGGGATGGAGGGGTTCGCGTTCCAGGTGCACCTGTCCCCCCTGGACCGCCTGCACCCCTGGGGGGCGGACCAGGTGGAGTTTCTCCTGGGCACGGGAGAACTCCCCCCGGCGCCCATCCCCAAGCGCGCCTCGGGGGGAGAACTCAGCCGCATCCTCCTGGCCCTCCAGTGCGCCATCCGGGACCGACGGACCCCCGCGACGCTGGTCTTCGACGAGGTGGAGGCGGGGCTCGGGGGCAAGGCGGCCCTCCTGGCGGGGCTCAAGCTGCGGGAACTGGCCCGGTCGGGTCAGGTCATCCTGGTGACCCACGAGGCTTCCCTGGCAGCCTTGGCGGACCAGCACTTCCTGGTGCACCGCGAAGGGGACCGGACATTGGTGGAGGACCTCCGTGGGGAGCCCCGGGAGCGGGAAATCGCCCGGATGCTCTCGGGAAGCGAGGACGTGCCGGAGGCCCTGGAGCACGCCCGGGTCCTTCTCCGCTGCCCCCGTCCCGAAGAGAACTAGTTCCCGGGGCTCTCCCCGCAAGAGCCTTCGGGCGCAATCGCGCAAAATGAAGTTCCACAAGATACAGTGCACCCCTTTGGGAACCGAAAAGAAAGAGGGGAGCCTCGCAGGAAGGTGCTCCCCTCGTGTCTTGCCCTCGGGAGGTGTGGAGGTTGCGGATCTTCACGAACGTCAGCGCCCTGCTCTGTCTCAATACCGCCTCGAAACTGAACCGCCAGCTTTCCAAAGCCCTGAACCGTCTGTCCACGGGACTGCGCATCAACTCTGCCGCGGACGACGCGGCAGGCATGGCCATCTCCGAGAAGATGCGGGCCCAGACCCGGGGATTGGACCAGGCGGCCCGAAACGCCCAGGACGGTATGTCCCTCCTCCAGACTGCAGAGGGTGGGCTTCAGGAGATCCAGTCCATGCTCCAACGGATGAGGGAGCTCTCCGTCCAGGGGGCCAACGACACCCTCACCGCCGAGGACCGAGGACACATCCAGACGGAGATCGACCAGCTGGGGGAGCAGATCGACGCCATCGCCCGGCAGACCCAGTTCAACCGAAAGAAGCTCCTGGACGGAACCCAGGCCGCCCTGTGGAGCACCAGCACCCGGGACATCGGAGTGGTGCTCTCCGGACCGCTCACCTCCAAGGACTCCCTGGGGAACCTTCATTCCGCCGCGGGGAACTACAAGGTCACCTTCAGCGTCCTTCGGGAAGGACAGGAACAGGTCCAGAAGAGCCACATCCTCTCCCTCAAGCACGGAACCCATGAGAACAACGCCGCGGGCAACTGGTCGGGCTCTGGCCTCACCTCCATGTCCGCCTTGAACCTGGTGGAGGGGGTCTGGGGGCTGGAGACCCGGGAAACCCCCTTCGGGGGGATCTGGTACTACCAAGGGGCAGCCATCTCCACCGCCGCCGCCATCGGGGCCTCCGTCCAGGCCTCTCCCACCCCCAACATCC
The sequence above is drawn from the Aminomonas paucivorans DSM 12260 genome and encodes:
- a CDS encoding TlyA family RNA methyltransferase, with product MSGRRRRLDQLLAERGLATSRTEAQRWIEEGRVRVDGFVIVKPASLVDPDQGIQVDTPKETWVSRGAHKLLGGLESFSLDPADKVCVDVGASTGGFTQVLLRRGARRVYAVDVGYGQLAWELRNDPRVVVRERTNARFLEPATLGEPCDLAVCDASFISLRLLLLPMISVLRPQGDLVALIKPQFEAGRGRVGKRGVVQDPRVHEDVVREIFRFVAEKTAWNVWGAAPSPLRGPEGNLEFLLHLRGPDQEPPPLPDPAALVERGHREIPQ
- a CDS encoding NAD(+)/NADH kinase, with protein sequence MTVQSIGLLFNTQKRVAIEVAQRVLTWGRERGVPILLPPHEATVLGAPETSDEAWRQMVGFAIVVGGDGTFLRAARYVLGHPIPLYGINVGRLGFLAIGDPDSAEADIQSILDGRYSIQNRDCVRGVVHRGNRQVHELHALNDLVITKGSFARSVDLELAVAGQTVSYFPADGMIVSTPTGSTAYALSAGGPIVPPHVPCLLLAPICAHTLYARPMILGKDDVARITPRGDHRELLLTQDGQLGYELLPGDHIQVRLDPEKTVQTISLPNRTYYDLLRTKLQWGQCGFGGGGNEG
- a CDS encoding AAA family ATPase; protein product: MIESLRIRNVGGVRSAELEFRGRFVAVTGESGAGKSSLVRALELLAGKRAQGTILRAGEDAAEVEGTFLPGPDERDREPLRVRRVLSKTGKNRLYLQDEWATLADLGRTLSPRLQIQSQFAQLELLDPQEARDLLDAFAGPETESRRGTMETLYRDALGQERRLRDLKVRRRDVLATFAPAEAAAQEIRGLPLAPGCARTWEEERIRLQEGVAGLRALSQQTFLLAGDDQGLLLQLRRCIDLLTAHAPEEDRALWSSLAAEGLEKLEMLAGRCEKALLARSPEAEEAALEELETRLGTLKGLLRRLRLKDEAALLAYLEEARTQEAWLHESESLLADLETQVRQLRREANRAALDLREHRTASARLLGEEVQRHLGELGMEGFAFQVHLSPLDRLHPWGADQVEFLLGTGELPPAPIPKRASGGELSRILLALQCAIRDRRTPATLVFDEVEAGLGGKAALLAGLKLRELARSGQVILVTHEASLAALADQHFLVHREGDRTLVEDLRGEPREREIARMLSGSEDVPEALEHARVLLRCPRPEEN